A window of Pirellulales bacterium genomic DNA:
GGGTTGGATTTGTTTGCTTTTCGTTCGCGCATCTTTTGTTCGGCTCGAACTTTGATGTCGTGCAAATGATCGGTCCAGAAGCGCTGGTATTGATCGAGCCAATCGGCAGCGTCGTGGAGCGGTTCGGGAACCAATCGCAAGTGATATTCGCGCCCCTGTTTGCTGCGCTTGAGCAAACCGGCCCGTTCCAGCACGCGGATGTGCTTAGAAACGGCCACAAACGAAATGGCAAACGGGGTGGCCACGGCGGTGATGGTGGTTTCGCCATCGGCCAGCCGGGCCAAAATGGCGCGGCGGGTGGGATCGGACAGGGCGAAAAACACCTGGTTCAGGGCTTTGGGAAATTGTTTAACCATTTGGTTTAATATATCGG
This region includes:
- a CDS encoding metalloregulator ArsR/SmtB family transcription factor, which produces MVKQFPKALNQVFFALSDPTRRAILARLADGETTITAVATPFAISFVAVSKHIRVLERAGLLKRSKQGREYHLRLVPEPLHDAADWLDQYQRFWTDHLHDIKVRAEQKMRERKANKSNP